AGCGGCGGGGATAACGCCCGGCTCTATATCTATCGCTGTGACCCGCCTGGCGCCGAGTTTAACGGCCGCTATCGAGAGGATGCCCGATCCCGTCCCGACGTCGAGAACCTCTGCCCCTTCGAAGATGCTCTCCTCCATCAAGGTCAGGGTAAGCCTCGTAGTGGGATGTTGTCCGGTGCCGAAGGCCATACCCGGATCGAGCCATATCACGATATCACCCTTCCTAAGTTCAGGCTGACACCAGGTGGGCGAGACCACGATGTGTCGGCCGACCCTGATGGGGTTAAAGACGGACTTCCAATTTTCAATCCAGTTCTCGTCCTCGATCTCATCGAACTCTATCTTGGCCGGTGAGGGGTCCAGGCCACATTCCCTCAGCTTCTTGAAAAAAGCTCTTATCTTAAGAAGCCTCTCACCAACTAGATCATCCGGCGGATAGAAGGCGATAAGCGTTGAAGATGAACCCACCTCTTTGACCTCAACGCCTCCGGCGCCGAGCTCGAAGAGGAGGTTTGAGATCGCATCGCTCGCTTCAGGGGAGGTCTTGACGCTGATCTTAATCCAGGAGCCGGTTTCAGTGCCTGAAGACACGGTTGAAAAAGCCTTTCTCCTCATCGAGAACTTTCTCGCCCCTTATGCGGGCGATCTCCCTGAGGAGTTCCTTCTCCCTATCGCTCATATCCGAGGGCACCTTGACGAGGACTCTGACGAGGAGATCTCCTGATCCGAAACCGTCCATATACG
The genomic region above belongs to Candidatus Poribacteria bacterium and contains:
- the prmA gene encoding 50S ribosomal protein L11 methyltransferase; translation: MRRKAFSTVSSGTETGSWIKISVKTSPEASDAISNLLFELGAGGVEVKEVGSSSTLIAFYPPDDLVGERLLKIRAFFKKLRECGLDPSPAKIEFDEIEDENWIENWKSVFNPIRVGRHIVVSPTWCQPELRKGDIVIWLDPGMAFGTGQHPTTRLTLTLMEESIFEGAEVLDVGTGSGILSIAAVKLGARRVTAIDIEPGVIPAARKNASLNDVGGGVTFIAGDISEVPPEPKYDLVVCNILTRVNTLLLPDLRERLKPGGIALFSGVLIGEGDMMRDACQMEGYEVLDTIEEEMWLALKCRLKSR